The DNA window taccACCCTGCGAACGTCCGATCTcagaagctaagcagggtcgggcctggttagtacttggatgggagaccgcctgggaataccaggtgctgtaagctttttgcactcctccactgggtcagcagaggccgccagtgttcctgataattatccagccagatgttattcacttcttaagtacttctaacattgagatttaatgttgcactattgtacatcgttttagatttaatattttatgagtgagtgtgtgtgtgtgtgtgtgtgtgtgtgtgtgtgtgtttgtgtgtttaatatttaactcctgtgcatagtttgggatttaatgttgcactgagatttaatgttgcacaattCGGTTCGATTCCCGGCGTATTCCCTGGGAGGtggtatcgggccttactggcctgtgggacacGTTGTCGTGACTTTGTCtttcgactggtctgggaacgcctggggatccccccggatgagctggaagaagtagctggagAGAGGGAACTCTGGGcctctctccttaggctgctgcccccgccaCCCTACCCTGGATAAttggtggaggatggatggatgccaaAATCACTTCAGCATCCAGGTCTGGGAACAGCAACTCAAAACAGATCAAACTTTATGACTGTAGGAGCTCCGCCAAGCCTCTGAAACTGAATTGAATGTATatttaaataactttaaaacattttaaatactaCAACTGCTTCCACCTACTATTAACACACTGTTTATTCTTTTCTGTTAAATGGGGAACTTTCAAAAAGGTGTTTATCCACAGTTATAAAGATAAACTTTAATGGGAAGGTGAATGTTGTCTTATCATATGTAAAATATATAACAAAGTTCATCCATGATTAAACTTATATCTTCAAGGATTATCCACATTAATCCGGATagataatagaaaatatattaaCATCACAATGATTTTTATAATCGAAAAACTAAAGTAAATCAGGCCCTTCCTCTTATTATGGGGTTACTGGAAATGTCTCTTTATTGTATAAGGACAgagaaaactttattttgtgGGTGTGTAATTTACCTATTGTATTGATTTGTCCTTAAAGTCTAATGGTGGCCAGCAAGGCCGCTGGGCTCGTTCAGCCCCAGAGGTTTCACACACTGGGCCCCTGGGCCCGGAACCCCTGGGCTCCCCCCTGGGCCCTGGATCTCCATACACTGTATAAATGACTGATGCAAATGCACATCTGTCCGTCCCAGGGAGACGGGCCCCTCAGCTGTGGagctccttcaggtttcttcttttccttaaaAGGGGGTCAGGCATCAAATTCAAAAAGAGTGaataattatcattttaaacattaaacatctTGAATTTAAAGCTTCAAAAGCAAAGTGTTTGTCTATGTTCTCTTTCTTATTGGAACTACTCCTTGTAGAAATGATTTGGAAAAAGAAAgacttttaaatgactttaaactGACTTTGAGGAGCCTCACAAACATGAAACGGATCAGAACTGGGAGGTCTGGGCTTTGGTGTCTGCATAtatgaaaatcaaatgaaataaaaatgcagccAAACTAAAGTTCAGTGACGAGCTGTTTTATTGATGAGTAACACTGACAAGCTGTAGGTTTGCTGCCTCATCTGTGGTCGGGATGCAGATGTGGACCTCACGGTCATCATCATTCCAGCTGTGAACGGACGCCACGGTAGAGGAGCTCAGATGGAAGGATGAGGACAGACGACACATTAATGGTTTTTATTCTTGGTTTGTGACTGTCCCAGTGAGACCAGTCCACTGTTTGGAAGTAGTTAAATCCAACCTCTACTCTGAGCTTCAGGCAGCAAACACGACAGTGGAAAACGGCTGTGCAAATATATTTTGGAGGACAAAGTTCAGCTGCTCTCTGGTGTTTGTGTAATGCAGCCTGGCTTTACCTGGACAATCAATGATGTTCAGCAGCGGCCTCAGCAATGATGAAGGCCCCTGATTACATAACAGGTTGTCCTTCCCTTTTGTGAGGAactttccttcctcctcagtcTCCTTCCTTCTGAAGAGTGAGCGCAGGCTTCACCTTCATGGTAAATGGTACTGGACTGGAGACACTGGACACAAATGCAGGATGGGGAGGAGATCCATGCAGGTCAGTCAGGACACATGGGAGCAGCAGAATCccccagaggaagaggactctctgtctcccagggtccagaaacatgtcTTCTACGCTTGAATGTACACCTATAGCAGCACTTTAATATGCATCATTTAAAGATGAACCTAGACCCTTTGGGAAGGTTTTTCCAGCTTCCATCATGTTGTAGGTACTGTTGGAGCACTAATAAACTAATGATTACACAGAAGCAGCACATCAGAgataaagaacaaacaaaagcaaagtcCAGCACCTTGTAGGGGAGGATATTTTGTAAAAGCCTCGGCTGCCGTTGCACCGTCAGGGCTTTGGGGGCCAAACAGCgaagcaggagaaggtgagtgCACAGCATCACGACAGTCGTCATGACGAGGGGGTTATGCTCAGTTCCCTCACcgctgtggttggtgtgtgttgaGGCACAAGTggttgcagagcagcagaacaaacactaACCAAGATGCTCTTTgccttctgcttctgtctttgttCACTAAGATGAACGCCACCCGGTGTGTCTGGATTTTGTCCATAATCATCTGCGTGGCCAGAGGCCATGTGGGGAACGACATTGGTCAAAACCAGAAGGAGCAGGACACCTCAGCTGACAACAGCACTGAGAGCCTTTCACTGGTCACTGCAGCCAACAGAGAGTTTGCCTTCAGGCTGTACAGGAGCTTAGCTGCTAACCCTGACTCACAAGGCAAGAACATCTTCTTCTCCCCAGTCAGTGTGTCTGTCGCCTTGGCCGCTTTGGCGGTCGGAGCGCGTGGAGAAACCCACCGACAGCTTTTCAGAGGTTTGGCTTTCAACAGCACCTGGCTGAGCCAGACGGATGTAGACCAGGCCTTTCAGAGCCTCTTTGAAAAGACGAAGAAGGCGTCCAATGAAGTCACCAGTGAAGGGACGGCTGTATTTATGGACAACCTCTTCAAACCACAGCCTGAGTTCCTGGACACCTTGAAAAAGTCCTACTTTGCAGATGGATTCAATGTTGATTTCACCAAAAGCAGCGAGAGCGCCAACACCATCAACAAGTATGTGGAGGAGAAGACCAGTGGGAAGATTGACAAACTGGTAGAAAGTCTAGATCCAACAACAGTCATGTATCTAATCAGCTATATCTATTTTAAAGGTAAACACCTGGATGTGGTGCGATTTAGGCGTGTTTCTTATTCATTTGAAAGTTTTAACTGTCAACCACAAACTGTGATTCCATGACttgtaaaacaggaaaatgggAAACTCCGTTTGATCCAGATCTGACCAAGGAGGACTTATTCATGGTGGATGAAAAGACCAAGGTTTGAAGTCCACAGTCTTCGGCAAAACCTTCAACCGAATCTCATTTACAAACATGAAACTTTGAATTTTCaggttccagttcagatgatgaATATTGAGAAGAGATTTGAAACCTATCGTGACCAGATGTTTAACACATCGGTCCTTCACCTCCCATTTAACAGCTCTCActccatgttgctgctgttgccggaCGACGTGGCAAAACTGGAGAATGCAATTTCTGCCGCTCATGTTACCAAATGGCTGAAATGGATGAAATACAGGTGTGGAAAACGGAGACTCAACGGCTAACTCTTGGTTATTGATGTGGCGGTTGGCTCCTGTCCGTCACCTCATGGTTGTGTCTGTCCCATATCTGTTCCCCAGGAAATACAGTGTTTATATTCCCAAATTCTCCATCAAAACGTCATACTCACTGAAGACTGTGTTGACTGAAATGGGGATGGTAGACATGTTTGGTGACAGAGCAGACTTGAGTGGTATTGCAGAGGGGCAACA is part of the Takifugu rubripes chromosome 21, fTakRub1.2, whole genome shotgun sequence genome and encodes:
- the LOC101063034 gene encoding alpha-1-antitrypsin-like protein CM55-MS isoform X2 is translated as MDGCQNHFSIQMNATRCVWILSIIICVARGHVGNDIGQNQKEQDTSADNSTESLSLVTAANREFAFRLYRSLAANPDSQGKNIFFSPVSVSVALAALAVGARGETHRQLFRGLAFNSTWLSQTDVDQAFQSLFEKTKKASNEVTSEGTAVFMDNLFKPQPEFLDTLKKSYFADGFNVDFTKSSESANTINKYVEEKTSGKIDKLVESLDPTTVMYLISYIYFKGKWETPFDPDLTKEDLFMVDEKTKVPVQMMNIEKRFETYRDQMFNTSVLHLPFNSSHSMLLLLPDDVAKLENAISAAHVTKWLKWMKYRKYSVYIPKFSIKTSYSLKTVLTEMGMVDMFGDRADLSGIAEGQQLAVSEVVHQATLDVDEAGATAAAATGIAITLHSYYYVPVLKFNRPFMVIITDHSSDNILFMGKITNPNI
- the LOC101063034 gene encoding alpha-1-antitrypsin-like protein CM55-MS isoform X1, yielding MTRGLCSVPSPLWLMNATRCVWILSIIICVARGHVGNDIGQNQKEQDTSADNSTESLSLVTAANREFAFRLYRSLAANPDSQGKNIFFSPVSVSVALAALAVGARGETHRQLFRGLAFNSTWLSQTDVDQAFQSLFEKTKKASNEVTSEGTAVFMDNLFKPQPEFLDTLKKSYFADGFNVDFTKSSESANTINKYVEEKTSGKIDKLVESLDPTTVMYLISYIYFKGKWETPFDPDLTKEDLFMVDEKTKVPVQMMNIEKRFETYRDQMFNTSVLHLPFNSSHSMLLLLPDDVAKLENAISAAHVTKWLKWMKYRKYSVYIPKFSIKTSYSLKTVLTEMGMVDMFGDRADLSGIAEGQQLAVSEVVHQATLDVDEAGATAAAATGIAITLHSYYYVPVLKFNRPFMVIITDHSSDNILFMGKITNPNI
- the LOC101063034 gene encoding serine protease inhibitor 2.1-like isoform X3, yielding MNATRCVWILSIIICVARGHVGNDIGQNQKEQDTSADNSTESLSLVTAANREFAFRLYRSLAANPDSQGKNIFFSPVSVSVALAALAVGARGETHRQLFRGLAFNSTWLSQTDVDQAFQSLFEKTKKASNEVTSEGTAVFMDNLFKPQPEFLDTLKKSYFADGFNVDFTKSSESANTINKYVEEKTSGKIDKLVESLDPTTVMYLISYIYFKGKWETPFDPDLTKEDLFMVDEKTKVPVQMMNIEKRFETYRDQMFNTSVLHLPFNSSHSMLLLLPDDVAKLENAISAAHVTKWLKWMKYRKYSVYIPKFSIKTSYSLKTVLTEMGMVDMFGDRADLSGIAEGQQLAVSEVVHQATLDVDEAGATAAAATGIAITLHSYYYVPVLKFNRPFMVIITDHSSDNILFMGKITNPNI